A region of Oceaniferula marina DNA encodes the following proteins:
- a CDS encoding DUF3179 domain-containing (seleno)protein, with protein MKSSVKYFIILASFTAVYSIFSMLLMSDIGQFFAMPKSWIIAYYEHAFLLGLVNVILLLGLWYLHLVRKVGRLWVMLVATVGVLLCIFAANMMNTLLFPTKQHTATYVSVTEADRVLADEQVIYVLEINGEVRGYPQDHLELPHVAGGDFGGQEVVMTYCGLSNLPVAMNQDLGSGESDLRVMAQVHNNLILKDNETGELVQQITATTEFGDKQLEVYPNTMMTWKSFKQLYPEAEVFVYSFDRMLDPIFRWFFAATLEIQNDRSKGAAFPTVSLDDDRLNPKEAVWGYRAGDRQIAFTKEFAKQHPVYPFEFQGEPLVLTYDKTHDIITLFSRLKDGEELDFHSIDFRGQTDSGKLDQKPLYNGVYWMVWTHWFPDTQLNDQE; from the coding sequence ATGAAATCTTCAGTTAAATATTTTATCATCCTCGCATCATTTACGGCGGTCTACTCGATCTTCAGCATGTTGCTGATGAGTGACATTGGTCAGTTCTTCGCCATGCCGAAGTCATGGATCATTGCCTACTACGAACATGCATTTTTGTTGGGGTTGGTGAATGTGATACTTTTGCTTGGGTTGTGGTATCTGCATTTGGTGCGCAAAGTCGGACGCCTGTGGGTCATGCTTGTTGCCACCGTGGGGGTATTGCTTTGTATTTTTGCGGCTAACATGATGAACACCCTGTTGTTTCCAACCAAACAACATACCGCGACTTATGTATCCGTCACCGAGGCCGATCGCGTATTGGCGGATGAACAGGTGATCTATGTGTTGGAAATCAATGGAGAAGTGCGTGGTTACCCTCAAGATCATTTGGAGTTGCCGCATGTAGCGGGTGGGGATTTTGGAGGTCAAGAGGTTGTGATGACTTACTGTGGTCTGAGTAACTTACCTGTCGCCATGAATCAGGATTTGGGGTCGGGTGAATCCGATCTTAGGGTGATGGCTCAGGTTCATAACAATCTTATTTTAAAAGACAATGAAACCGGAGAGCTTGTTCAACAAATTACAGCAACCACTGAGTTTGGTGATAAGCAGCTGGAAGTGTATCCGAATACGATGATGACTTGGAAGAGTTTCAAGCAGCTTTACCCGGAGGCTGAAGTCTTTGTCTATTCGTTTGATCGAATGCTTGATCCCATTTTCCGTTGGTTCTTTGCCGCTACGCTTGAGATCCAAAACGACCGAAGCAAAGGGGCTGCTTTTCCTACCGTGTCGCTTGATGACGACCGGTTAAACCCAAAAGAAGCGGTGTGGGGTTACCGTGCTGGTGATCGGCAAATTGCATTCACCAAGGAGTTTGCCAAACAGCATCCAGTCTATCCATTTGAATTTCAAGGTGAGCCTCTCGTGCTTACCTATGATAAAACGCATGACATTATCACCTTGTTCTCCAGGTTGAAAGACGGCGAGGAGCTGGACTTTCATTCGATTGATTTCAGAGGGCAGACCGATTCGGGCAAATTGGATCAAAAGCCATTGTATAATGGCGTCTACTGGATGGTCTGGACGCATTGGTTCCCTGATACCCAGTTGAATGATCAGGAGTGA
- a CDS encoding esterase/lipase family protein, with the protein MTHPRNTSPLAYLGALMLASLVLCACSSSPYFKQQALHSSYQDSQASILNRAWISSTSREGLRSMKQRNAQSPESISERIAVAEQAIAKTKKRHQPSPGAAMPHYLDAAEALWPIIKNSPSTPPHTESDKRITLANELYTHATGQIARITQLHITPQDHRKRIEVSGRTIALNTSSPHTYHPSFFDQIHPLDTHTYGRVGQYHHKRPGLGAALVAHREQTPFRQKTTPLIPPNGMDMPINAIVDFPSPGQARLTLTNLLKAETSRITGQKRILAADFSAPVAAIASTQSGHLGLKIAVSPEDYQIKTGLFSLGPYDPDKIPVILTHGLISQPSTWTTMTNHLASDPVLRKNYQLLYYFYPTSYPPIISGANFRKDLLKFYQSHAHEQNPKLNRTVLVGHSMGGLLSSVQSRTFSQELFNQIFEKTPSQQDSESAYSKVKVLFDNPTLHQVERVVFIATPHRGSELASNWIGKIGSALIELPQSIFSLQINDTAASMTNLGRSIINQGPSNSVTQLKPDNPALELLIKQPFNSSVSYHSIIGNRGKNQPLAESSDGVVPYWSSHLDGAASEKIVPKNHEAHLHPQTHEELSRILHLHLKQRR; encoded by the coding sequence ATGACCCATCCCCGAAACACCTCCCCCCTTGCTTACCTCGGCGCCCTCATGCTGGCATCCTTGGTTCTTTGCGCATGTTCGTCGTCACCCTACTTCAAACAACAAGCACTACACAGCAGCTACCAAGACTCTCAGGCATCCATCCTCAACCGCGCATGGATCTCATCGACATCCCGCGAAGGATTGCGCTCGATGAAACAACGCAATGCCCAATCTCCGGAATCGATCAGCGAAAGAATCGCCGTTGCCGAACAGGCGATTGCCAAAACCAAAAAACGACACCAACCATCACCTGGGGCTGCCATGCCTCACTACCTGGATGCCGCTGAAGCCCTCTGGCCCATCATCAAAAACAGCCCGAGCACACCACCTCACACCGAATCGGACAAACGCATCACCTTGGCCAATGAACTCTATACCCATGCCACCGGCCAAATCGCCCGAATCACCCAACTCCACATCACACCTCAGGACCATCGTAAGCGCATCGAAGTAAGCGGTCGGACCATTGCCCTCAACACCAGCTCGCCACATACCTATCATCCTTCGTTTTTCGATCAAATCCACCCCCTCGACACCCATACCTACGGCCGGGTCGGGCAATACCATCATAAACGCCCCGGCCTCGGAGCGGCACTTGTCGCCCACCGAGAACAAACACCCTTTCGACAGAAAACCACACCTCTCATCCCCCCCAACGGCATGGATATGCCCATCAATGCCATCGTCGACTTCCCATCACCCGGACAGGCAAGGCTCACCCTAACCAATCTACTCAAAGCCGAAACATCTCGCATCACCGGACAAAAACGAATCCTTGCTGCTGACTTTTCAGCCCCGGTTGCGGCGATAGCCTCCACTCAGTCCGGTCACTTAGGACTCAAAATAGCGGTATCCCCGGAAGACTACCAAATCAAAACCGGCCTCTTTTCCCTGGGGCCCTACGATCCCGACAAGATCCCGGTCATCCTCACTCACGGACTGATATCCCAACCCTCAACCTGGACCACCATGACCAACCATCTGGCTTCAGACCCCGTATTACGAAAAAACTATCAACTCCTCTATTACTTCTACCCGACGAGCTACCCGCCTATTATTTCGGGGGCCAACTTCAGGAAAGACCTCTTAAAGTTTTACCAGAGCCATGCACACGAACAGAACCCCAAACTCAATCGAACCGTCCTCGTTGGACACAGTATGGGGGGGCTACTATCATCCGTCCAAAGCCGCACCTTTAGTCAGGAACTTTTCAACCAAATCTTTGAAAAAACGCCATCACAGCAAGACTCTGAATCCGCCTATTCCAAGGTCAAGGTGCTCTTCGACAACCCAACGCTCCACCAGGTTGAACGCGTTGTGTTCATCGCAACACCCCACCGCGGCAGCGAACTCGCCAGCAACTGGATTGGCAAAATCGGATCTGCACTGATCGAACTTCCCCAAAGTATCTTCAGCCTACAGATCAACGACACCGCGGCAAGTATGACCAACCTCGGGCGCTCCATCATCAACCAAGGACCATCCAACTCCGTCACTCAGCTCAAACCAGACAACCCCGCCCTGGAGCTGTTGATCAAGCAGCCATTCAATTCAAGCGTCAGCTACCATTCCATCATCGGTAACCGTGGCAAAAACCAACCCCTGGCCGAAAGCTCAGACGGTGTTGTTCCTTACTGGAGTTCCCATCTCGATGGCGCCGCGTCCGAAAAAATTGTCCCCAAAAACCACGAAGCGCATTTGCACCCCCAAACGCATGAAGAGCTCTCCCGCATCCTTCACCTGCACCTCAAACAACGGCGGTAG
- a CDS encoding LuxR C-terminal-related transcriptional regulator: MNDFILRTKLIRPVIDNDALERPKLLERLDLGLDRALTLVSAPAGFGKSTLISQWVGSLDDSWNACWYSVDPSDDNLREFLLYVVTAIREHEPDACPQSMELVQAADLPEASLVARVFINEALDLKKKILFVLDDFHRLSDPSIHHFLTTLLSYPPPNFHWVILARRDPALALSKMRMLGNIQEIRMDDLRFSREDIQAFLSTAVDGELSDDLIAVAEEKMNGWAVAMQLMVVSLKNRGGGAAVQWPSLPAEVSEHLIEEIFTDVSTSFREIVIRMALFDRFCQGLSQAVMPEAKVSDFYAWLKTTNMFVVNPAQRDGEDGWFCFHPFFREALLKFLKVAVPDEEIKMMHQRAAEWFDCQGLVQESIAEALLSGNAILAGEIVENHLQRPEWQGDYFLRDRWLAELPLEVVDQSAVLMIAAAWKKYRANTDWISAVKKAELAAGKGTMNEKSARWVQANLACLRCAYHYTKREFQEAIDAGTSALSSLSPEQTHLRAVTVGMLSLSFRSHGENAAALRVINEGRELCQSDPAAIGVILIADSHRYLMSMDMSGLLSSATHCLEHCEKHDLLSIADVARVLAGFACYQLNDLQQAERHLARTDLELARMDYRNVIWTQCYLVLTYAAQDRWRDADALVSQLLNDVRSQPNPLFLDLVESIQAELALRRGRVSKAQRWLEQCEAPVCEAKVVNLTPVAGYVRVLLSQDSKESRDQAKSMMDVLLKDAEAARLTESQVQCLIMKSLWHAHEGNQNEARMYLGEAVCMAQHGGALRVFVDFGVELIPLLQKLKLGTEGVEYIGNIVRAMNPPVKDEPVVDSARIQSTVHMPLMESLSKREFEVLLLLAKHCSNNDISDQLFISLGTVKRHVSNIYQKLAVHGRKEAVAKALGLGLIK, translated from the coding sequence ATGAATGATTTCATTTTGCGGACGAAGTTGATTCGTCCTGTAATAGATAACGATGCTCTCGAGCGGCCCAAGTTGCTTGAGCGCCTTGATCTCGGGCTTGACCGCGCGCTGACGTTGGTGTCAGCACCGGCGGGGTTCGGGAAAAGCACGCTGATCAGTCAGTGGGTGGGGTCGCTTGACGATTCGTGGAACGCTTGCTGGTACTCGGTGGATCCGTCGGATGACAATCTGCGCGAGTTTTTGCTCTATGTAGTGACCGCTATTCGGGAACATGAGCCGGATGCCTGTCCTCAGTCGATGGAGCTGGTTCAAGCGGCCGATTTGCCAGAGGCCTCGCTGGTGGCCCGTGTCTTTATCAATGAGGCTCTGGATTTAAAGAAGAAGATTCTCTTTGTGCTCGATGATTTTCATCGTCTCAGCGATCCGTCGATCCATCACTTTCTGACGACTCTTTTGTCGTATCCTCCCCCTAACTTTCATTGGGTGATTTTGGCTCGTCGCGACCCGGCCTTGGCTTTGAGTAAAATGCGGATGCTGGGAAACATCCAGGAGATCAGGATGGATGATCTTCGGTTTTCGCGGGAGGACATCCAGGCATTTTTATCAACGGCCGTGGATGGCGAGCTTTCCGATGACCTGATTGCTGTGGCGGAGGAGAAAATGAACGGCTGGGCCGTTGCGATGCAGTTGATGGTGGTGTCTCTGAAGAACCGAGGAGGGGGGGCTGCTGTGCAATGGCCATCTCTACCAGCGGAAGTAAGTGAACACCTGATCGAGGAAATCTTTACGGATGTTTCTACAAGTTTCCGTGAGATTGTCATACGCATGGCCTTGTTTGACCGGTTCTGTCAGGGGCTGAGCCAAGCTGTGATGCCTGAGGCGAAGGTGAGTGATTTTTATGCCTGGCTAAAGACCACGAATATGTTTGTGGTCAATCCGGCTCAGCGTGACGGTGAGGATGGATGGTTTTGCTTTCATCCGTTTTTTCGGGAGGCTTTACTCAAGTTTTTGAAGGTGGCCGTGCCTGATGAGGAAATCAAGATGATGCACCAGCGGGCTGCCGAATGGTTTGATTGTCAGGGCCTGGTTCAGGAATCGATTGCCGAGGCGTTACTGTCTGGCAATGCGATATTAGCAGGAGAGATCGTGGAGAACCATTTGCAGCGGCCTGAATGGCAGGGGGATTATTTTTTACGTGATCGTTGGTTGGCTGAATTGCCGCTTGAAGTGGTCGATCAAAGTGCTGTGCTGATGATTGCGGCGGCATGGAAAAAATACCGGGCCAACACCGATTGGATTTCAGCGGTGAAGAAGGCCGAGCTTGCTGCAGGGAAGGGGACGATGAATGAGAAGTCGGCCCGTTGGGTTCAGGCGAATCTGGCTTGTTTACGCTGTGCCTACCATTATACGAAGCGGGAGTTTCAGGAGGCGATCGATGCCGGCACCAGTGCCCTGTCGAGCTTGTCCCCTGAGCAGACACACTTGAGGGCGGTTACCGTCGGGATGCTTTCCCTTTCGTTCCGTAGTCATGGTGAAAACGCAGCGGCACTTCGGGTGATCAATGAAGGGCGTGAGTTATGCCAGTCTGACCCCGCGGCGATCGGAGTGATCTTGATTGCGGACTCACATCGTTACTTGATGTCGATGGATATGTCTGGCTTGTTGTCCAGTGCGACCCATTGTCTGGAGCATTGCGAAAAGCACGACTTGTTATCGATTGCTGATGTGGCGCGGGTTCTGGCTGGGTTTGCCTGTTACCAGCTGAACGATTTGCAGCAAGCTGAACGTCATCTTGCCCGCACCGATCTTGAATTGGCCCGGATGGATTATCGGAATGTGATTTGGACCCAGTGTTATCTCGTGCTCACCTATGCTGCCCAAGATCGTTGGCGGGACGCGGACGCGCTCGTTTCTCAGTTGCTCAATGATGTCAGAAGTCAGCCCAACCCGCTGTTTCTGGATCTTGTTGAATCGATCCAGGCCGAGCTGGCGCTTCGGCGGGGGCGTGTCTCCAAGGCTCAGCGATGGCTGGAGCAATGTGAGGCTCCTGTGTGTGAAGCCAAGGTTGTGAATCTGACGCCTGTGGCCGGCTATGTCCGAGTGCTTTTGAGTCAGGATTCCAAAGAGAGCCGAGATCAAGCAAAATCGATGATGGATGTGCTACTGAAAGATGCAGAAGCGGCACGTCTTACCGAGTCCCAGGTTCAGTGCTTGATCATGAAGTCTCTTTGGCACGCTCATGAGGGGAATCAGAACGAAGCCCGGATGTATCTGGGGGAGGCTGTATGCATGGCTCAACACGGGGGAGCATTGCGAGTATTTGTTGATTTTGGAGTGGAGCTGATTCCTTTACTGCAGAAATTGAAGTTGGGAACCGAAGGCGTGGAGTATATCGGAAATATCGTCAGGGCGATGAATCCGCCGGTCAAAGATGAGCCAGTAGTGGATTCAGCTCGGATACAGTCCACGGTGCATATGCCCCTGATGGAGTCGCTTTCGAAGCGGGAGTTTGAAGTGCTTCTCCTGCTGGCCAAACACTGCAGCAACAATGATATTTCCGATCAGCTGTTTATCTCGCTAGGCACCGTGAAGCGTCATGTTAGTAATATCTATCAAAAACTGGCAGTGCACGGTCGGAAGGAGGCCGTGGCCAAGGCACTTGGGTTGGGCTTGATTAAGTAG
- a CDS encoding GH92 family glycosyl hydrolase produces MKHIKLPTLLLCTAVAAISILPVDCYAAGKQLVDYIDPMIGCYTKKEKGSHGLGKTFPGPCTPFGLVQLSPDTITGGDHGSGYSTHHTSIEGFSFTHMSGIGWYGDLGNFQVMPTTGERQWMRTGKWPDMRHPAKSKYSHDEEIAKAGYYSVNLKRYGIRTELTAAPRAGMIRFTYPEAQTSRIQIDLARRIGMKEVRKHHSTQHVEVVDERTIQGYMQCSNKDGGWGKGKGLVNYTVHFYAQFSKPITQFGVWEWDKVMPGTRKHTGKNSGFYLEFPTSKGEQVLMKVGISFTSVEGAKANLQHDIPGWDFETVRQQARALWSNAIDGVAIEGGTEDEKTVFATCLYHSFIDPRGVSDVDGSYIGADKQVHRVDKFTYRTLFSGWDVFRSQFPFLTIVRPDIVNDQVNSLIQLAELSGKGYLPRWEMLNAYSGCMVGDPAVTVIAEAYQKGIRDYDLERAYEACRKTVFTSGNGSGRQEFNEYGYVPNCISRTLELTYANYSLAVMAEGLGKTEDAKALYQSAMNYRKVYDSSVGNMRAKKADGSWHQWQGLLKGTGCVESNPYQQGWYVPHDVQGLINLMGGTEKFLDHLIPFFDKSEGQFTGWNHYYNHANEPVHHVAYMFPYGDRPWLTQKWVRTIMKNAYFADVKGLCGNEDVGQMSAWYLLSAMGFHPVDPVSGIYIVGSPLFDKITVRLNPKYHRGKELVILAHNNSAKNMYVQSLSLNGKAINRAWLTHEEITSGGRLEFTMGPKPNQSWASQKEKRPPSLSSQQR; encoded by the coding sequence ATGAAACACATAAAACTACCAACTTTGCTCCTCTGCACGGCCGTGGCGGCAATATCCATCCTTCCAGTCGACTGTTACGCAGCTGGAAAACAACTGGTCGACTACATCGATCCGATGATCGGCTGCTACACCAAAAAGGAAAAGGGAAGCCACGGACTGGGAAAAACCTTCCCCGGACCATGCACTCCATTCGGATTGGTTCAGCTCAGCCCCGACACCATCACTGGGGGTGACCACGGCTCAGGATATTCAACCCATCACACCAGCATCGAAGGCTTTAGTTTCACTCACATGAGTGGAATCGGTTGGTATGGTGACCTGGGAAATTTTCAAGTCATGCCGACCACTGGTGAACGGCAATGGATGCGGACTGGAAAGTGGCCGGATATGAGACATCCAGCAAAATCGAAATACAGTCACGATGAGGAGATTGCCAAGGCTGGATACTACTCGGTGAATTTGAAGCGATACGGAATTCGAACCGAACTCACTGCAGCCCCACGTGCAGGCATGATTCGTTTCACCTACCCTGAAGCTCAAACCAGTCGAATCCAGATTGATCTGGCACGCCGGATCGGGATGAAAGAGGTGCGCAAACATCACAGCACCCAACATGTTGAAGTGGTAGATGAGCGCACGATCCAAGGCTACATGCAATGCTCAAACAAGGATGGTGGTTGGGGTAAGGGAAAAGGCTTGGTCAACTACACCGTTCATTTCTATGCGCAATTCAGCAAGCCGATCACCCAGTTCGGAGTATGGGAGTGGGACAAGGTGATGCCGGGCACGCGTAAACACACAGGAAAAAACAGCGGATTCTATCTGGAGTTTCCAACGAGCAAAGGGGAACAGGTCCTAATGAAAGTCGGCATCTCGTTTACCAGTGTCGAGGGGGCTAAAGCGAACCTGCAACATGACATTCCCGGTTGGGACTTTGAAACGGTCCGCCAGCAAGCCCGTGCACTATGGAGTAACGCCATTGACGGCGTTGCCATCGAAGGAGGCACGGAAGACGAAAAAACAGTTTTTGCCACCTGCCTCTATCACTCATTCATAGATCCACGTGGTGTTTCCGATGTTGACGGGTCGTATATCGGAGCGGACAAGCAAGTCCACCGAGTTGACAAGTTCACGTATCGAACTCTGTTCAGTGGATGGGATGTTTTTCGCAGCCAATTCCCCTTCCTGACGATTGTTCGCCCGGACATCGTCAACGATCAAGTCAACTCTCTGATTCAACTGGCCGAGCTCAGTGGCAAAGGTTATTTACCGCGATGGGAAATGCTCAATGCCTACAGTGGGTGTATGGTTGGAGACCCTGCGGTTACGGTGATTGCCGAGGCTTATCAAAAAGGCATCCGCGATTACGATCTTGAACGAGCCTACGAAGCTTGTCGAAAAACAGTCTTCACCTCGGGTAATGGAAGTGGGCGACAGGAGTTTAATGAGTATGGCTATGTTCCCAATTGTATTTCTAGAACACTTGAGTTGACCTATGCCAACTACAGCCTTGCCGTCATGGCCGAGGGGCTTGGCAAAACTGAGGATGCCAAGGCCCTCTACCAATCGGCCATGAACTACCGCAAGGTCTATGATTCATCGGTAGGTAATATGCGGGCGAAAAAAGCAGACGGCTCCTGGCATCAATGGCAGGGTCTGCTCAAAGGCACAGGCTGCGTGGAATCCAATCCCTACCAGCAGGGGTGGTATGTCCCCCATGATGTTCAGGGCTTGATCAATTTGATGGGAGGAACGGAGAAGTTTCTCGACCATTTAATTCCGTTCTTTGACAAATCCGAAGGCCAATTCACGGGCTGGAACCATTACTACAACCACGCCAATGAACCGGTGCACCACGTTGCCTACATGTTTCCGTATGGCGACCGTCCATGGCTGACCCAGAAGTGGGTTCGCACGATTATGAAAAATGCCTACTTTGCCGATGTCAAAGGACTCTGTGGCAATGAAGACGTCGGCCAAATGTCGGCCTGGTATCTGCTCAGCGCGATGGGCTTCCACCCGGTTGACCCGGTGTCCGGGATCTACATCGTCGGGAGTCCCCTGTTTGATAAAATAACGGTTCGACTCAACCCGAAATACCACCGTGGGAAAGAACTCGTTATCCTAGCCCACAATAACTCGGCCAAAAATATGTATGTTCAATCGCTGAGCTTGAATGGCAAAGCCATCAACCGGGCGTGGCTGACCCACGAAGAAATCACCAGTGGCGGGAGGCTGGAGTTCACGATGGGGCCCAAACCCAATCAATCCTGGGCTTCACAGAAAGAGAAACGACCACCATCACTGAGCAGTCAACAAAGATAG
- a CDS encoding DUF1254 domain-containing protein — MKRQSIHSICLLSLGALGAFCTTATAEEKFKYTTEIPQGIVTPDKVETSIGELNFTDGVPSRETADKVYDYMDTARAADAFLKGMPAASLAAIIDGNHSLGAVEANQVVLFDKLMDSKSLYLTANTATIYVFPDLDLKRDGPTVVEAPKGLLGAANDGFFRYVENITGGKYLFLPPGYEGDVPEGYTVLRPKTNRLWVLLRKTPKSKAPEDVAAATQSIRDNLKVYKLADAANPPKMEWISGTGKAYNTIHYNNAEFYDHMHKIIQYETLGLMTPEIRGLFASLGIEKGKPFKPDDRMKKILADGVAIGNAQARAIVWYPRIGMNMSGVQVYPDTGSAWNMGYPERNVHFSGKNGVTMNTDARVSFHYPYTGVTPAMATPREGKGSDYGIAYLDGDKKPFDGSKTYKISLPKDAPSANFWAVTIYDTQTRSMLQTDQEACGIDSLQDGLRYNKDGSIDLYFAPKPPPGYEKNWIQTIPGKSWFTILRMYSPTKAWIDQTWRPSEIIKTN; from the coding sequence ATGAAACGACAATCCATTCATTCGATTTGCCTCTTGTCACTAGGGGCGCTCGGTGCCTTTTGCACAACGGCGACAGCCGAGGAAAAATTCAAATACACTACGGAGATTCCTCAGGGGATTGTGACTCCGGACAAAGTTGAAACCTCCATTGGAGAACTCAATTTCACCGACGGTGTTCCCTCCCGCGAGACGGCGGACAAGGTCTATGACTACATGGACACCGCTCGTGCGGCAGATGCATTCCTCAAGGGTATGCCGGCAGCGTCTTTGGCCGCCATTATCGACGGTAATCATTCGCTAGGCGCTGTCGAGGCTAACCAAGTGGTTCTCTTCGACAAGCTGATGGATTCCAAGTCCCTGTATTTGACCGCAAACACGGCGACCATTTATGTGTTCCCTGATCTGGACCTGAAACGCGACGGACCAACCGTCGTTGAAGCACCCAAGGGGCTGCTAGGTGCGGCTAATGACGGCTTCTTCCGTTATGTTGAGAACATCACTGGCGGTAAGTATCTGTTCCTGCCACCTGGTTACGAGGGCGATGTCCCTGAGGGTTATACGGTGCTACGACCCAAGACCAACCGCTTGTGGGTCCTCCTGCGCAAAACTCCCAAGAGCAAGGCTCCGGAAGATGTGGCGGCAGCTACTCAGTCCATCCGTGACAATCTCAAAGTCTACAAATTGGCGGATGCTGCAAACCCTCCGAAGATGGAGTGGATCAGTGGTACCGGAAAAGCCTACAACACCATCCACTACAATAACGCTGAGTTTTACGATCACATGCACAAGATCATTCAGTACGAAACACTCGGCCTGATGACCCCGGAAATTCGCGGTCTGTTTGCTTCATTGGGCATCGAGAAGGGCAAACCTTTCAAGCCTGACGACAGGATGAAAAAAATCCTTGCGGACGGCGTGGCCATCGGCAATGCCCAGGCCCGAGCCATCGTCTGGTATCCTCGAATCGGTATGAACATGTCTGGCGTGCAGGTCTACCCCGATACCGGCAGTGCCTGGAACATGGGCTACCCTGAGCGTAATGTGCACTTCAGTGGCAAGAATGGAGTTACCATGAACACCGATGCCCGAGTGAGTTTCCACTACCCCTACACCGGTGTCACCCCAGCCATGGCGACCCCCCGCGAGGGCAAGGGCTCTGACTACGGTATCGCCTACCTTGACGGCGACAAGAAACCCTTCGATGGAAGTAAGACCTATAAGATTTCTTTGCCAAAGGATGCACCAAGCGCTAATTTCTGGGCCGTGACCATCTACGACACCCAGACCCGCTCGATGCTCCAGACCGACCAAGAGGCATGCGGTATCGATAGCCTCCAGGACGGTTTGCGCTACAACAAGGACGGCTCGATCGATCTCTATTTCGCCCCCAAGCCACCTCCTGGCTATGAGAAGAATTGGATACAGACCATCCCGGGCAAGAGTTGGTTCACCATCCTGCGGATGTATAGTCCAACCAAGGCTTGGATTGACCAAACATGGAGACCTAGCGAAATCATCAAGACAAACTAA
- a CDS encoding DUF1254 domain-containing protein, translating to MSLGALGALCATVSAQEKFKYTTEIPEGIVTPDKVETSIGELNFTDGVPSRETADKVYDFMDTSRAADAFLKGMPAASVAALIEGAHSLGAVEVNQVMIFDGLMNAKSLFLTGNSATVYVIPDLDLKRDGPTVVDAPKGLLGAANDANFRFIENITGGKYLFLPPGYKGDVPEGYKVYRPKTNRVWVFLRKTPKSKADEDVAAAVKDVKDNLKVYKLADAAKPPKMEWFSGSNKDFNTIHYNNAEFYHHVNEVIQYEAPGLFTPEVRGLFASLGIEKGKPFKPDDRMKAILKDGVAIGNAQARAIVWYPRIDKNMAGAQIYPDTGSAWNMAYMGRNVHFNGKNGGTMNTDARVMFHYPYTAVTPVMAAPREGKGSDYGIAFLDGDKKPFDGSKTYKIALPKDAPIENFWAVTIYDPQTRSMLQTDQKNAGVDSLQDGLRYNKDGSIDLYFAPKPPPGYEKNWVQTVPGKSWFTILRMYSPTKAWIDQTWRPSEVIKTN from the coding sequence ATGTCACTAGGGGCACTCGGCGCTCTGTGCGCCACGGTCTCAGCCCAGGAGAAATTCAAATACACCACGGAAATCCCCGAGGGTATTGTCACTCCTGACAAAGTCGAGACCTCCATTGGTGAACTCAATTTCACCGACGGCGTTCCCTCCCGCGAAACAGCGGACAAAGTCTATGACTTCATGGACACTTCCCGGGCAGCGGATGCCTTTCTCAAGGGTATGCCTGCCGCGTCCGTGGCAGCTCTTATCGAGGGTGCCCATTCGCTTGGTGCCGTCGAGGTTAATCAAGTCATGATCTTCGATGGTCTGATGAACGCCAAATCTCTTTTCCTAACCGGAAACAGTGCGACCGTTTATGTGATCCCAGATTTGGACCTGAAGCGTGATGGACCGACTGTGGTTGACGCTCCCAAGGGGCTGCTGGGGGCTGCCAACGATGCCAATTTCCGTTTTATCGAGAACATCACCGGCGGCAAATACCTCTTCTTACCTCCGGGCTATAAGGGTGATGTTCCTGAGGGATACAAGGTCTACCGTCCCAAAACCAACCGAGTATGGGTCTTCCTGCGGAAGACACCGAAGAGCAAGGCAGATGAGGACGTGGCCGCTGCTGTGAAGGATGTGAAAGACAATCTCAAAGTCTACAAGCTTGCGGATGCAGCCAAGCCGCCGAAAATGGAGTGGTTTAGCGGCTCCAACAAGGACTTCAACACGATCCATTACAACAACGCTGAGTTCTACCATCACGTGAACGAGGTGATTCAGTATGAAGCACCCGGTCTGTTTACGCCGGAGGTCCGTGGGCTGTTTGCCTCGCTGGGTATCGAGAAGGGCAAACCCTTCAAACCCGACGATCGAATGAAAGCCATTCTTAAAGATGGCGTGGCCATCGGCAATGCTCAGGCCCGAGCCATCGTCTGGTACCCCCGTATTGACAAGAACATGGCCGGAGCGCAAATCTACCCCGATACCGGAAGTGCCTGGAACATGGCCTACATGGGGCGCAACGTGCACTTCAACGGGAAGAACGGAGGAACCATGAATACCGATGCGCGCGTTATGTTCCACTATCCCTACACGGCAGTAACGCCGGTAATGGCGGCTCCACGAGAGGGTAAGGGCTCTGACTATGGCATCGCATTCCTCGATGGTGATAAGAAGCCCTTCGATGGCAGCAAGACGTACAAAATTGCCCTGCCGAAAGATGCTCCCATCGAGAACTTCTGGGCGGTGACCATCTATGATCCTCAGACCCGCTCCATGCTGCAGACCGACCAGAAGAATGCCGGTGTCGACAGCCTTCAGGACGGACTTCGTTACAACAAGGACGGATCGATCGACCTCTACTTCGCCCCCAAGCCGCCTCCTGGCTACGAGAAAAACTGGGTGCAGACGGTTCCCGGCAAGAGCTGGTTCACCATCCTGCGGATGTATAGTCCGACCAAGGCATGGATTGACCAAACGTGGAGACCTAGTGAAGTCATTAAGACGAACTAA